One genomic segment of Canis lupus baileyi chromosome 9, mCanLup2.hap1, whole genome shotgun sequence includes these proteins:
- the JKAMP gene encoding JNK1/MAPK8-associated membrane protein isoform X5 yields MAMLPLVLHWFFIEWYSGKKSSSALFQHITALFECSMAAIITLLVSDPVGVLYIRSCRVLMLSDWYTMLYNPSPDYVTTVHCTHEAVYPLYTIVFIYYAFCLVFMMLLRPLLVKKIACGLGKSDRFKSIYAALYFFPILTVLQAVGGGLLYYAFPYIILVLSLVTLAVYMSASEIENCYDLLVRKKRLIVLFSHWLLHAYGIISISRVDKLEQDLPLLALVPTPALFYLFTAKFTEPSRILSEGANGH; encoded by the exons TTCCAGTGCACTTTTCCAGCACATCACTGCATTATTTGAATGCAGTATGGCAGCTATTATCACCTTACTTGTGAGTGATCCGGTTGGTGTTCTGTATATCCGTTCATGTCGAGTACTAATGCTTTCTGATTGGTATACGATGCTTTACAATCCAAGTCCCGACTATGTTACCACAGTGCACTGTACTCATGAAGCTGTCTACCCTCT GTACACTATTGTATTTATCTATTATGCATTCTGCTTGGTATTCATGATGCTACTCCGACCCCTTCTGGTAAAGAAGATTGCCTGTGGGTTAGGAAAGTCTGATcgatttaaaagtatttatgcTGCACTTTACTTCTTCCCAATTTTAACTGTGCTTCAGGCAGTTGGTGGAGGCCTTTTAT attatGCCTTCCCATACATTATATTAGTATTATCTTTGGTTACTCTGGCTGTGTACATGTCGGCTTCTGAAATAGAG aacTGCTATGATCTTCTGGTGAGAAAGAAAAGACTTATTGTTCTCTTCAGCCACTGGTTACTTCATGCCTATGGAATAATATCCATTTCCAGAGTGGATAAACTCGAGCAAGATTTGCCGCTTTTGGCTTTGGTACCCACTCCAGCTCTTTTTTACTTGTTCACTGCGAAATTTACTGAGCCTTCACGGATACTCTCTGAAGGAGCCAATGGACACTGA